In Crassostrea angulata isolate pt1a10 chromosome 4, ASM2561291v2, whole genome shotgun sequence, one genomic interval encodes:
- the LOC128179691 gene encoding caspase-14-like — protein sequence MAEKKKSECTLTYCDIMKNKHWRAALFDWQFGGRDESERPALIQERQCFNKMVKKLNFEVYGSVKETRSLSKTNFLKELKRFKEMCVSEPCGCIFLTISAHGTFVKADDQRDGGDLEFVEDCISIPKNEIVPIQEIIEVFRDETLNKIPKIFFIQACRGKELDKGHPLDGNKNVGQDQNDDEPNRAHSTPYLENSVIVYSTPFGYSAGSSNKKGSHVWEVLKNTLDEILKQGDGKGPVKLLSWLKETNGVLAKSERDINDGRKEISYKPLLSICHTLTREILFAIDEDPVQMSQSGHC from the exons ATGGCTGAAAAAAA GAAAAGTGAATGTACTTTGACATACTGTGATATCATGAAGAATAAACATTGGAGAGCTGCATTGTTTGACTGGCAATTTGGGGGTAGAGATGAATCCGAAAGACCTGCACTTATACAAGAAAGACAGTGCTTTAATAAGATGGTGAAGAAACTTAATTTTGAAGTTTATGGTAGTGTTAAAGAAACAAGGAGTTTATCAAAGACAAACTTTTTAAAGGAACTAAAGAGAT TTAAGGAGATGTGTGTATCAGAGCCTTGTGGGTGCATCTTTCTGACCATTTCTGCACACGGAACCTTTGTAAAAGCAGACGACCAAAGAGATGGCGGAGACTTAGAATTTGTTGAGGATTGCATCAGTATACCCAAGAACGAAATAGTCCCAATACAAGAAATAATTGAAGTGTTCAGAGATGAGACTTTgaataaaattccaaaaatattttttatacag gCATGCAGAGGTAAAGAATTAGATAAAGGTCATCCTTTGGATGGCAATAAAAACGTTGGTCAAGATCAGAACGATG atGAACCCAACAGAGCACACTCAACTCCATATTTGGAAAACAGTGTCATAGTGTACTCCACTCCGTTTG GCTATTCTGCTGGATCAAGCAATAAAAAAGGAAGTCATGTATGGGAAGTTCTGAAAAATACACTTGACGAAATCCTAAAACAGGGAGATGGAAAGGGACCGGTGAAACTTCTGTCTTGGTTGAAGGAAACAAACGGGGTTCTTGCCAAATCCGAACGAGACATTAATGATGGAAGGAAGGAGATTTCATACAAACCTCTCCTCAGCATCTGTCACACATTGACAAGGGAAATCCTTTTTGCAATAGATGAGGACCCTGTGCAAATGTCACAATCTGGACATTGTTAa
- the LOC128179690 gene encoding caspase-7-like isoform X1, whose product MAGNRENEHKSTYCHTMKRGPWRAVHFDWHFGVDQPEKERRGLITERFEIRSMAEKLNFTIYPSAKNILQTRNLTKPDFLRELHRFKELCASEPCGCILMTISSHGEIVKTDDQGGSESFEIFEDNILTHQDSSAFSRDDSRVPVREIIEVFRDRKLKPIPKIFFIQACRAEENSTTDVDTGIRVGYRQENEFQYQDDPLNRSHSTPYLENSVMVYSTPFGYSAGFSDRIGSHVWEVLQMTLKEILAQVPVIGPVNLLHWLKETNNRLAKSEEYEMDDIEYKPLLSICHTLTRNIIFDTNND is encoded by the exons ATGGCTGGAAACAG AGAGAATGAACACAAATCAACTTATTGCCACACCATGAAGAGGGGACCATGGAGAGCTGTGCATTTTGATTGGCATTTTGGAGTCGATCAACCTGAAAAAGAAAGGAGAGGACTCATTACTGAAAGATTTGAAATTAGATCGATGGCAGAGAAGCTCAACTTTACCATCTATCCATCagcaaaaaatatattacaaaccAGGAATTTAACGAAACCAGACTTCTTAAGGGAACTACATAGAT TTAAAGAGCTGTGTGCATCAGAGCCTTGTGGCTGTATTTTGATGACCATTTCCTCACATGGAGAAATTGTAAAAACAGATGACCAGGGAGGCAGTGAAagctttgaaatatttgaagatAACATCTTAACACACCAGGACAGTTCGGCCTTCTCCAGAGATGATAGTAGGGTGCCAGTAAGAGAAATCATTGAAGTGTTCAGGGATAGGAAATTAAAACCAAttcccaaaatattttttatacag GCCTGCAGAGCTGAAGAAAATAGCACAACTGATGTAGATACAGGCATTCGTGTTGGTTACAGACAAGAAAATGAGTTTCAGTATCAAG atGACCCTCTTAACAGATCACACTCAACTCCATATTTAGAGAACAGTGTCATGGTTTACTCCACTCCATTTG GTTATTCTGCTGGGTTCAGCGATCGCATTGGAAGTCATGTATGGGAAGTTCTACAGATGACACTTAAAGAGATTTTAGCACAAGTACCTGTAATTGGACCTGTGAATCTGCTGCATTGGTTGAAAGAAACAAACAACAGACTGGCCAAATCAGAGGAATATGAGATGGATGATATCGAATACAAACCTCTGCTCAGTATCTGCCACACACTGACAAGGaatattatttttgatacaAACAACGACTAA
- the LOC128179690 gene encoding caspase-7-like isoform X2, translating to MAGNRENEHKSTYCHTMKRGPWRAVHFDWHFGVDQPEKERRGLITERFEIRSMAEKLNFTIYPSAKNILQTRNLTKPDFLRELHRYDQGGSESFEIFEDNILTHQDSSAFSRDDSRVPVREIIEVFRDRKLKPIPKIFFIQACRAEENSTTDVDTGIRVGYRQENEFQYQDDPLNRSHSTPYLENSVMVYSTPFGYSAGFSDRIGSHVWEVLQMTLKEILAQVPVIGPVNLLHWLKETNNRLAKSEEYEMDDIEYKPLLSICHTLTRNIIFDTNND from the exons ATGGCTGGAAACAG AGAGAATGAACACAAATCAACTTATTGCCACACCATGAAGAGGGGACCATGGAGAGCTGTGCATTTTGATTGGCATTTTGGAGTCGATCAACCTGAAAAAGAAAGGAGAGGACTCATTACTGAAAGATTTGAAATTAGATCGATGGCAGAGAAGCTCAACTTTACCATCTATCCATCagcaaaaaatatattacaaaccAGGAATTTAACGAAACCAGACTTCTTAAGGGAACTACATAGAT ATGACCAGGGAGGCAGTGAAagctttgaaatatttgaagatAACATCTTAACACACCAGGACAGTTCGGCCTTCTCCAGAGATGATAGTAGGGTGCCAGTAAGAGAAATCATTGAAGTGTTCAGGGATAGGAAATTAAAACCAAttcccaaaatattttttatacag GCCTGCAGAGCTGAAGAAAATAGCACAACTGATGTAGATACAGGCATTCGTGTTGGTTACAGACAAGAAAATGAGTTTCAGTATCAAG atGACCCTCTTAACAGATCACACTCAACTCCATATTTAGAGAACAGTGTCATGGTTTACTCCACTCCATTTG GTTATTCTGCTGGGTTCAGCGATCGCATTGGAAGTCATGTATGGGAAGTTCTACAGATGACACTTAAAGAGATTTTAGCACAAGTACCTGTAATTGGACCTGTGAATCTGCTGCATTGGTTGAAAGAAACAAACAACAGACTGGCCAAATCAGAGGAATATGAGATGGATGATATCGAATACAAACCTCTGCTCAGTATCTGCCACACACTGACAAGGaatattatttttgatacaAACAACGACTAA